gaaaagatccataccgcaagacgtgaaaagatccataccgcaagacgtgaaaagatccataccgcaagacgtgaaaagatccataccgcaagacgtgaaaagatccataccgcaagacgtgaaaagatccataccgcaagacgtgaaaagatccataccgcaagacgtgaaaagatccataccgcaagacgtgaaaagatccataccgcaagacgtgaaaagatccataccgcaagacgtgaaaagatccataccgcaagacgtgaaaagatccataccgcaagacgtgaaaagatccataccgcaagacgtgaaaagatccataccgcaagacgtgaaaagatccataccgcaagacgtgaaaagatccataccgcaagacgtgaaaagatccataccgcaaggCCCGTGCCGCAACAGTTAACACATACCCCTTTGGACACGATATTCCCCATTTGGGTCAGTTAAATTAACATCCTTACTGCAACCAATATCACGCATCTTTGGTCACGTTATGTCCTGCCCGTGGAACAACTAATATCTCGTAAATATTGTCACTTTATGTCCTATTTGGGTCGATTCCATACAGGACTATTGGCAAAATATGACGTAAGCATTTTACATCTGCAGAAATAGATAAGACAACACTCCGGTCACGTGAGTGGCTGCTTTTGGGCGATCCGATACTTCTACTGCGAAGAATGTCTTAGGTCACATTCCTTCCTCGCACAAAACACTGGAATACTTATGAAAACTTAGATAAAAATATCCTACCTCAAAGCCTTCTTCATACAACTGGTTGTCAATACACAATGGAGCAGTCTGTTCGACTGGAtcaaacttgtccaactttTCGTAGGAGTGACGAGTTTTTGAGGGGTATCAATTGTTCAGACAATATTCTCTTGACCTGTCGCTACTGTTCTGACCACCGATTTGCTAATTTGGTACATTTGTTTAGACAAGATCCCCACCTTAAGTTGATAATAGAATCCTACTGTTGAACATTTTGTAACTCCATAAAAATCCAGGATATCCTACTTCAAATGAATCAATTGATGATCTGATCTTCATAattattttcaaactttggGGATCTCGCCTCTCTTTTATACCTCTCAGTTCTCATTTTGGTAATACACGCACATCAAATGCGGATAAATTGTTTCACCTCTATATTATTCTCTTGGCCTGTCCCTACGTTCTGGTCAGGCTTTCACCTACTGCAATTCTTTGCTGCTTTGGTACAACTGTTTAGACAACTGCTTAGACAAGCTGCCCACCTGGTCTTAAGTTGATAATAGAATCCTACTATTGAACATTATGTTATTCCCcaaaaatcaagaatatccTCCTTCAAATGAATAATAAATTGTTTAATTATAAACTTGATAttaattttcaaattttgagGATCTCGCCTCTCTTATATACCTCTCAGTTCTCATTTTAGTAATACACGCACTATATTACATTCACCTCTATATGGACGGTATATAATTCCATTTCCCATGAGATTTAGTCATGTGATTCTATATACATAACTCTCCCTCCAATTCCTCAAATCACTACAATATAGTACAACGATAACACATCCAAACAATCCTAAACCATGGTATTTTTAACTGTTAACATATTCAATCCTTGTTATTAATATTTTACACGCTTACTTTGCTTTTATAACTCTTCTCAATTACTGTACAGTAAGTACTGCTTGTCTCTCTAGAAAGAATGCGAAATATACTATAAAAATACTAATTGCTGCAAAAAATAGCACCTGTCCTAAAAGTAATACCATTCGATTACCTTCATTCAATCAAGTAAGAATTCATCACCTTTGAATTTTAGTTAAAGAAAAGGTTCAATtatatatttttcaaaacATTTACAAAGGGATATCATCATTTCTTTGCTTCATATTTGATGGAAACAATCTCTACAACACCCGTACCATCTAAGCCATCCAAACTTTCAGTTTGATATTCATCCTGCTCAAGCATGCTCTTTATAATCAACCTGATTGCTTCTCTACCTTGCCATAGTGGgaaaataataatatatGATGCTGCTAACACCAACCATATGAGTAGTACAACAATTAGTGCTGTGAATGATTTTTTACTTAGATCATGGCCACTTCCATACAATGCACAAGGAATTATTATGTAACAACCAAATAATATGAAGACGTTGATACCCAAACACCACCACGATTGTATCCTAAGTGTTCTCTTGTCGCTCGTATCCACAATAAGTGCCAttttttcctcttcatcaagatcaTCACCTAGCTCAATCCGATTATATGATGCTAGATCAAACGATTTTTCCGGATAAAGGAAACTAATGAGAAAAATATAAATTGGAGTTGAGGCTAAAGCCACAATGTTTCCCACGAAGGTTGCCTCGCTCATCATTACACTGTTTTTATCAACGACTCCATTAGCAAATGAATATGTAGCTCCAATCCAACATGCGATACCTGAAATAGTGCCCAAAGGAGCCCCTATTATCAATGCCGTCTTTGTCATTTTATTCCAGAATAAGGTCAACAATACAGCACTGACTTCTGGAGAAAGAACAATACCAACGAAACTCAATAGCCAACCCGAAGTAACTCCGACATAGTTGAAAATAGTAGACAAAACAGCCATGAATAAACTGAATCCAATTACAGCGATGTGACCAACCCTAACTAACTGCACTCCTGTTGCAGAAGGATTGATGTAAGTTCTGTAAACGTCATAGGTAGTGACAGATGAAAATGCAATTAattctgctgaagttgctgAAGTAACTGACATAAATACCATAACTAAACCTGCGGCTGCACCACTCCGACCAAAAATTGCAGTCAAACCGTAGATAACTGGCAAAGCCGAGTCTACTTCGGAAGTGGAAAGTGCCCTCGGATATGTAACCGAAGCAGGGTTGGTTAATAATGCTCTGCATGCAAGACCTGCCGATGATCCAAGAGCTGCAGGAATGATCCACCAACAGATACCACCCATTATATATCCTTGGAACACACTTTTGGCGTCAGACGCGATTGCTCGCTGAGAATACCCAGGGTCACCAAAAACTGAGCTAAGTCCTCCAAGCATAACTGTCCAAGTCAAAAGCATCATTTCCTTGTCTCTGAATGATAGATAACTTGTACCAGTTTCTGAGGGAAACTGTTCCTGAACCTCTCTTAAGAGATCATACATTCTTGATGGAGAGCCAATTAGACTTGAGCTGCAATAAATAGTAAAACAAGAAACCATTAAAATTACATATATAACGACAGTGTGGATCCAATCGGACATAAATGTAGCCTTCAATCCACCAAGAGCAGTATACACCATTACTCCTAGAGGCAAAAGGAAACTTGCAGCAACTGCATGCATGCCTGTGGTAGCGGAAAAAGCTTGCGAACctccaagtagaagaagagaggACACCAAAATGTTGGTAGCAATGCAGTAGCAAAGAAATACACAGTGACCTGCCTTACCATATCTTATCGAAAAACATTCTGATACAGTGTGTGCTGACGGGGCTCTGAGTTTAATTTGAATTGCTAAGAAGACAAACAAAGTAATTTGAATAGTTCCCCCAATACCATACATGAATCCACCCATGATACCATGAGAATAACTCCATGTTCCAGCTGAGAGTAGAGTAGCTGGCCAAGTCCAAGCAGAAACTGTGCTTGAGGCGATTAAACCTGAGTTGACATTTCTGGATGCAGTTGAGAATCTTTCGGAATTTTGAACCTGGCCCCCATATTTGGATAACACCTTAGTGATGATTGACATTATAAGTGCGAATGCGGCACCAAGGCCAAGAACGAAGCCGTAGCCATAGCCTTCGTTGAGCAAAGATTCAGCCATATTTTACTGCAATAAGCTTGAAGTAACTACCgtacttgttcttgaccAATATTTGTTGGCTAAGACGGTTTTATATACATCTTGATCCCTATCAAGTTTGAATATTGCAACAAGCTAAAATTTACCACTTTAGGTACAAAACAATGAAGGGCCATGATCCCGATAACTGCTTTCAATCTTTTGATAAGCAATCTGGAACAAAGACATCCCGATAAACGGAAGTGATTTTGGAAGTAAATGCGCGCTATCAGTTAGCCGATATCCGATATCCGACATCCGAATTCCTCCATCCGTTATCAGTTGAGAGTTGCATATAACATGATGCGAAATTTGATAGGAATATATGGACGGTAGCCAGTAGCTAGTAATATTAAATGGTTCTGCTAGTACTATAAAAAGAATACGATTATCTAAAAAGAAAGATTATTATGGCAATCTTTTCCTGTACTCATTTTTACCCatttcagaagaataatgATTGCACAAGAAGTAAATGACTGGAAGTTAGCCGCAGAGTTAAAGAAACAATCCTTAATCCTGTCCATTCctgaaaaatggagaatTGCTGACATCAAGACTCAGATGAAAAATGCTGGATATGTAAACCCTCATTTATTCTTGGATTCGATTTTACCTAAGGACGAGGTTATCATTACCAATAAACATCTTCATGAACTAAGAGTTCTAATAAAAAAGGGCACTCTTTCTGCGTACTCTGTAACCGAAGCGTTCTGTCATCGATCAGCTTTGGCACACCAGCTACTCAATTGTTGCATTGAGATCTTCTATGTCGAAGCTTTGGAAAAGGCACAGAAGTTGGACGATTACTTTGCAGTAACAGGTGATGTCAAGGGTCCCTTGCATGGGATTCCTATCTCCTTGAAAGACCAGGTAGACTTACCAGGCAAAGATTCGTCTATTGGTTATGTTGGACTCCTAGGCCAGCCAGCAGGACAAATTGCACTTATGGCCAAAGTCCTTGAAGATATGGGAGCTGTGTTCTACGTGAAAACTGCAGTCCCTATGGCTATGATGCTACCAGAGACTTACTCAAACCTACATGGATACACATTCAATGGGGTGAATATTAACCTATCACCTGGAGGGAGTTCCGGGGGTGAAGGCTCATTGATTGGAGCTGGTGGGTCATGTATGGGCTTCGGTACAGATATTGGGGGAAGCATCAGAATTCCTTCTGCCTTTCAGGGCCTATACTCTTTAAAGCCTTCTGTTGGGAGGTTTTCATATCTGGGTGTCACTAATTCTTATTCAGGACAAGAAGTCGTTCCGTCGGTCATTGGTCCAATGTCTACTTCTCTCAAAGATATACAAATCATCACAGAATTAATTGTTGCAAGTGAAACATGGAACAATGACCCAAAAGTGATGCCTATACCTTGGAGAGATATGTCTCACCTCAAAGACACACCTTTAACCATTGGTATCTGGAGATTTGATGGAGCCGTCATGCCTCATCCACCTATTCAGAGAGCTCTTAGACAGGTTGAAGCAcacttgaaagaaaaggGTCAcaagattgttgaattaACTTTCCCATTGCAGTCACAAATACTTTCTACTATTAGTAGAGTATTTGGAGCAGATGCAGCATATGATGTTGAAAGTATATGTGCCATCAGTGGAGAGCCAATAGTACCAACAGTGAAAGAAATGATCCAATGTGATGATATCAATGAACCAATTACGGTTAACGAATGGTGGAACCTTGCTGACGAGGTGTATggattgaagaagcagtttTATGAATATTGGAAAGATAATTCTTTGGATGCTATCTTGGCTCCGGTTTGGCCATCGACGGCCAGTTTACCTTATGGACAACCTACTATTAACTACACAGCTCCTTTCAACTTATGCGATTGCTGCTCTGTAGTGGTCCCGATAACAAATGTGGATCGACTTATTGACGAGATTGATACTTCTTATGTGCCAATTAATCCCGCTGACAATCACATGTATCAGTCATACGATCCAGATTTATTTGACAAGATGCCCGTATGTCTTCAAGTGGTCACTAAGaagttagaagaagagaaggcACTCGTAGTAGCATCAATTATCGATGAGATAcacaattgaacaattcagttttcttcttatgTAGATCATCTCATTTAAGGAGGAGCCTTCGAAAGGGTTCTTACTAAACTATAATTCAACATATATAttcaagtccaagtagtCTATGTAATGCTAATCCAATCTAAAGTTTGCTGCCAGAAGTCTTCCAATCCATATGTGGACATGTCGCCTAACTGTGCGTCTTTTTCAGCATTAAATCGACTTGTAGCATCTGAAGAAGGCTCTGTGAGTACATTTGAATCAGGTGAATGATTTGGCTCTAGGtttctttccttcaaaACTCCTTCATTTACCACATCATTGGTACTTCCCAATACATCACATTTTACCACTCCTTGAAGAACCTTTCCAAAATAAGTCCGCTCGGCAATCTCTGAGTTATTTGAGAGTAAAATATCATGGAGGGATTTCAACGCATCATTTGCAATTATCTTTATACTACCAACATAGGGTCCCGACGACCCACTTAAAAATGCGCAtgtatcttgaagaacttccCAAATGCTCTCTGCCAAAGTGTCCGGAATGTTATCACGATTACTGATAATAAAGAAGAGTAGAATTGTAGACGCACTTTCC
This window of the Scheffersomyces stipitis CBS 6054 chromosome 6, complete sequence genome carries:
- the AMD2 gene encoding Acetamidase (go_function amidase activity), with amino-acid sequence MIAQEVNDWKLAAELKKQSLISSIPEKWRIADIKTQMKNAGYVNPHLFLDSILPKDEVIITNKHLHELRVLIKKGTLSAYSVTEAFCHRSALAHQLLNCCIEIFYVEALEKAQKLDDYFAVTGDVKGPLHGIPISLKDQVDLPGKDSSIGYVGLLGQPAGQIALMAKVLEDMGAVFYVKTAVPMAMMLPETYSNLHGYTFNGVNINLSPGGSSGGEGSLIGAGGSCMGFGTDIGGSIRIPSAFQGLYSLKPSVGRFSYSGVTNSYSGQEVVPSVIGPMSTSLKDIQIITELIVASETWNNDPKVMPIPWRDMSHLKDTPLTIGIWRFDGAVMPHPPIQRALRQVEAHLKEKGHKIVELTFPLQSQILSTISRVFGADAAYDVESICAISGEPIVPTVKEMIQCDDINEPITVNEWWNLADEVYGLKKQFYEYWKDNSLDAILAPVWPSTASLPYGQPTINYTAPFNLCDCCSVVVPITNVDRLIDEIDTSYVPINPADNHMYQSYDPDLFDKMPVCLQVVTKKLEEEKALVVASIIDEIHN
- the DUR3.2 gene encoding Urea active transport protein (go_component membrane~go_function transporter activity~go_process transport) codes for the protein MAESLLNEGYGYGFVLGLGAAFALIMSIITKVLSKYGGQVQNSERFSTASRNVNSGLIASSTVSAWTWPATLLSAGTWSYSHGIMGGFMYGIGGTIQITLFVFLAIQIKLRAPSAHTVSECFSIRYGKAGHCVFLCYCIATNILVSSLLLLGGSQAFSATTGMHAVAASFLLPLGVMVYTALGGLKATFMSDWIHTVVIYVILMVSCFTIYCSSSLIGSPSRMYDLLREVQEQFPSETGTSYLSFRDKEMMLLTWTVMLGGLSSVFGDPGYSQRAIASDAKSVFQGYIMGGICWWIIPAALGSSAGLACRALLTNPASVTYPRALSTSEVDSALPVIYGLTAIFGRSGAAAGLVMVFMSVTSATSAELIAFSSVTTYDVYRTYINPSATGVQLVRVGHIAVIGFSLFMAVLSTIFNYVGVTSGWLLSFVGIVLSPEVSAVLLTLFWNKMTKTALIIGAPLGTISGIACWIGATYSFANGVVDKNSVMMSEATFVGNIVALASTPIYIFLISFLYPEKSFDLASYNRIELGDDLDEEEKMALIVDTSDKRTLRIQSWWCLGINVFILFGCYIIIPCALYGSGHDLSKKSFTALIVVLLIWLVLAASYIIIFPLWQGREAIRLIIKSMLEQDEYQTESLDGLDVVPKQQRIAVGESSTRT